TtaagaaccttttttttttaaacagacaaCATTCAGTATTAAGATGTTTTtccggcctctctctctctctctctctctctctctctctctctctctctctctctctctctctctctctctctctctctctctctcccccccttctctctctctctctctctctcctctcatttgCTCTGCTCTGAAGAACCAGCTTTGGACTGGGATAGAGTAATAAATCTTTGgtatttatctatatatttcCGGCTGTTGCAGCTGGCTCTGTGTGCCTCTGCTCATTTAGTACATGAGGCTGCAGGGCATCAGACTCAACAAACAGTCTGCTGACTGTGTCATGGGTGTCAGAGGACAACCCAAGGGCTGTCTCATAAAGCAAGCTCACCAGTCAAACCACAATTGCTATACTTATTGAAATTTTTTTCATGGAACAAATTCAAGTTCAAGCTCAATATTCAATGAAATTACAATCTACTTTCATCCTGTACCACTGGTTATAGGCTTAAACACCACCTTACCAGTCAGATACAAACTTTTCTCCTAAGGGACTGAAGTAAAATCACTGTGGCGAGCAGCTCTTATCATCCACCACTTGACTTGAAGAAGTTCCACTTCAATCTATCGTTCTAGCCTGTAGAGAGACCCAGGTATTTGAACCTCTTGTGGATTTGTTTGCATCATATGAGTCGATTGGGTCACATGAGTCACAGTGTGAATGGGAGTAAAGATGCCCGAGGAAGGATCTCAAGACTGGCTGTTAAATGTTGACAGGCGTTCAATGTGGCAGGCGTTCCAGTTTGATGTCATTTTTCAActcctctttaaaaaaaaaaaaaagtgcatatAGGTGTCCATTGTCCTTCATGTGCTGCGGGTGGACTGCTGATATGATGAACTCACTTATTTACTGAAGTTAAGCTCAACAGCTGCTGACTCCAGGCACACATTGAACCTGAACGCTTCTATATTAAGTTTAGAAGCGAACTGAGGCACAGTATCAAACTGATCTGTATCAGGTGGTTAAAGATTTGACATGAGAAATATTTGTATCTGCAAAGAGTATggatttgaaatatatataataatgaaatattatataaaattcaggaaaaaaaagaagataaaacgCCTCCATAccgctcgtgtggtgtcatccaagtgtctgcaagtgTCTGCAAGTGTCTACTCGAAACAGCATTATTTACACCAGTGGTGTGCAAACTTTTTATCCCaagggccacatatagaaaaaaaatatgaaggtctgggccaatttaaaatggatggcgggccgcagatggcccgcgggccgtagtttggacacccctgatttacaccatgttttaagcctaaatgacCTCGTTTCCAGTTGAAGTTGATGGCTGGGCTTACAGATACTTGAAACACCACACGCGCAGTGTTTAggcatatatgttttttttacgtttgaagaattgGTCACTGTTTACTTCATATTATCATATTGGATTTGGCTACAACACTGTTTAACCCTGAAAGTCCAAAAGTTTTTTGTGGActgaaacacttcacccacccctccattggcagAGTGGCAAATtaaagtgcattttcatttttgggtgaactactTCTTTAAAAGTGTGATGTTGAGAATTTTCATCTTGGTTATTGAACCAACCCCCAAAccacatatgaagaacagtCCTCTTTTCTTTGAATCAGGTTGAAACAAGGTCACTTTCAAGAGTCCTTCATTATCCCGCGCTTTGGGCCAGCATAGCCACACAAGCAAGGTATTGTCCTACTCTCACCACAGtctgtttctatgtgtgtgtgtgtgtgtacaaaataaCACACGGATGTTTCATTGTTGACCGAACTTGGTGAGATTACTATCTGGGAGGGAATCTGCAGATGAGCTTATCGGTCAAAAGTCAAGATCAAAGTCaacaaaaatatgaatcaaacatttatttttttagatatCTCAGCAAATAATAGAGCGAGAAAAACAACCTATAGCTAATTGGTATAGTatcatttttactttatctAAAGTGTCACATTAATTTTAAATTGAGTACAagttttctcttgttttataGTTATTAAAGGTACTGAGTGTTGCCTATTTCCTCATGCGTCATCATTTCGGCCCAGTCTTAATTCCTCTACATCCATTTCTGGTGTTTCTTCACcccgatgctgctgctgctccattagatcttttttaaagaaagtggagtctaatgttacctgcctgctctgattggatcagtggaccaGAGCCCCTCTTGTGGTCGATTACcttgaaaattagaatgtcactcagtagagctcaaacATCCAACAAGGCCCAACACTCCCATTAATCCATGAATTGTTCCTTGCCCTATCTTGttatgtcaaagaaagtgaaaaagaaaaacccctcctggatctgccacctgatcctgatccacacCAAAGTGTACCGGATGTTCCATGGCCCAAActgccaagtttcatggaaatccatccagtagttttggTCCTTGCTTACGAAGACACAGAGGTCTGAAACATAACCACTTGGCTGaggtaaatataaaaacaaggtCAACATAGTTCATTTTAAACATGTAATTCAGAGGAAAGTACAGATGCTGATATATGTAGTGGAGGAAAAGCTGGAAAGCacccaaaaataaaaagctgaaaaatGTTCTTACTTACATTGACAAcgtaaatgtatttgttacaCTCCACCACCTGAAACGCTTATATTGATCAAAAATCATTTCCATCATATAATGATGTCATGAAGAAGTCATCATGCATGGTTCAAAAATGCCTTTTGCAAGATACCTCTGCTTCTTATAAATATCTTatctataaaaaacaaatcaaacttaaATAGTCTGAGAAATTGTTTATGATTATATTGAAATGATGCCATCATGACACAGTATGAACGCAACATCATGTGGTGTAGAAATGCATTTACTTTAGCATCGAAGAGACAGAATGCAAACCAATCAATAACTAATCATCCATCATCATGACATCAATGTGAAATAGTGTCATTACACCTAGCATGATTAGGGTATGTACAGTGTTGGGCAGGGGGCTCATCAACATTATAATGCTTTACATTTCATTCTGGAACATTTGCATATTCCTGAGGAAACGTTAGACAACTCCAGTTCCTATTGAGATCAAGTTGTCATTACTCGTTGCGTGAGCTATGTTGCtagatgtttttttaacacaaggtttctcaaacacaaatattttctcCAGCAGTTTGCACTTAAAAAGTCCCTTCTGAAGTATATAAGTTCATCAAGTGCAAATCTTCATTTTGCAATATcatacaaaagaaaaacatctcagaaagAACCTTTATTACCAAGAGTTCCCACATAATAATGCATATGTGATACATTACAATAGTTATTTTTCATCAAATATAATCTATTCATTAACCAAACaccaaaaataatatttacattttatcctGTACAGCTGCATCTTCCCATGATGGTTCTAACACTATGCTGgacagtgaacacacaggagGCGTCTCCCTCACGAGTCTGCCCTTTATCATTTGGTGTAAATCTAACCTCCATCATTCATAATATAAAAATAGTTGGCATCTTTGTGTGACCAAGTCCTGAAGGTCTTTTTTGTCTTCTTTAAGATCGTGGGAGGACCTGAGCGATGGTGTCCCGGGCGCTCTGACTGAGCCTCTCTGGGAACTTGACCTCGTACTCCACTATCAGGTCACCTCGACGATCGGGCCGTTTGTGGTAAGGCAGCCCTTCGCCACTCACCCGCCGCTTCATGCCCGGCTGCACAACATCTGTGTTTGACACGGTGACCGTTCTGTTGTCCAGTGTGGGTGCATTGACTGTGCAGCCACACAAGGCCTGATGGGATggagggggaaataaaaaaaaaatgtaagatcATAAATAGAAACTAACATGAATTTTCACTTACAATTCTGAGGTAACTTTTCAAGCAAAACTTTACAAATGAATTCAAAAAGGTATACATGTAATCTTACATCTCTGAGTGAGATCTTGGCTGTGTAAACGATGTCAGAGCCATCACGTTTGAACAGAGGATGGggcttgtccttcaacacaaaGACCACGTCTGCTGGAATGTTTCTGGGTGTCTCATCCCCCTCTTTAGGAAACGTGATTTTGGTGCCTTCTTTCCACCCCTTTTTTATCTGCACCTCCAGGATTTTATCTTCTTTCCTTAATGTTCGCCCGTCGGGGTTGAGTCGTTTACGACAGATCTTCATCTTCTTTGTGCAACCTGAGAGAACCTCCTCCAAGGTCACCCGCAGATCGTGAACCACAGCGGGGTCCTGCTGCTTCTTTACAACACTACTGTGACCACCCACTCCTCCCATACCGGAGCTGAAGGAGCGGGGGAACCCGCCCATTCCACTGCCGCCCATTCCACTGCCGCCCATTCCACTGCCCCCCATTCCACTGCCCCCCATTCCACTGCCACCCATTCCACTGCCACCCATCCCAAAGCGGGCGAAAGGGTCGTCAGTGTCCATGCCTTCATCCTGGCCCCCATTGCGGGCGCCAAAGAACTGTTCAAAGGGGTTACGCCCACCGAAGAACTCTGCAAATATGGCATGAGGGTCACCCTGGAAGCTGTAACTGAAGGTCCCAGGACCActaccaccacaaccaccaccagcTGACGGGCCTCCGCCTTTCAGacctgaaagagagaaacaatcaTTTAATATAACTGTGCACACAGGAGAGTTCACTGCAAGTTGTTCGCTAAATTCAACACCATCaaatccctctccctcttcccgaTGAACCAGGataaaatcacatttcattgaAGAAAAAAGCTATTGCAGACATTTGACAAATTGCAATAGTGCAGCAAAACTCTCCTTTAAAAGTATGATTGCCAGGTTCGGGGGGAAAAACTCAAATTCCCTGTGTGTCAACAACACCACAAAAACCAAGTGGCCCAAAGTTATAAAAGCTTATTTTGCTGTTGAGCTATTGGCCTCATTATTTCCAATTGAGTGAGGTATTGATGTAATTTAACACACTTTCCACATAGGGACAGAACATGACAACAATGTGAAACTGTTCTATGTTTATACCGGAAGTGTTGCCCTGGTAACACCTCCAACACCATACCCATTTCCAGTCATGACTCAAGTATCATACAGTAGGAGTTCTATAACTAGGGTCAGCAGACCCCCGAGGGTCCTTGAGGAAAGTTAGGGGGTCCCCACCAAAAAGAGAAATTATCAAAATAATGTCATTCATACGTAAGATACGAACACAATGCTATTTTACTATTTTGGTCCTGAAGTTCATGTAGTTCCTGAACTGACGCATCCAAAAGCAGAAAGCTTGTCAAATGGGGGTGTGTCGTTTAATTTGAGTCAGTGGAGGGCTCCGTGAAGTGCATCTTAAAACAGTTTTATCTTTTTAGACGAACTCCATTCATCTAGAGCTATTTAAAAATAGACACGAGTTGCCACATGTCACAAAAAGTTGAGGATAGTAAAGATAACAAACGTTTGAATGGTATGAGTCGATGGTGACGTCTCAGTGAAGGCACCTGAACGCCTCACGCTGCTACTTCTCCTGCTCTTAGCTTCGTGTCTGCCTCAAATGGTTTCTCACTTCGTCTCGAAACCAGTCC
This is a stretch of genomic DNA from Pleuronectes platessa chromosome 3, fPlePla1.1, whole genome shotgun sequence. It encodes these proteins:
- the dnajb1b gene encoding dnaJ homolog subfamily B member 1b, with protein sequence MGKDYYDILGIGKGASEEDVKKAYRKQALKYHPDKNKSPGAEEKFKEIAEAYDVLSDPDKKDIYDRYGEEGLKGGGPSAGGGCGGSGPGTFSYSFQGDPHAIFAEFFGGRNPFEQFFGARNGGQDEGMDTDDPFARFGMGGSGMGGSGMGGSGMGGSGMGGSGMGGSGMGGFPRSFSSGMGGVGGHSSVVKKQQDPAVVHDLRVTLEEVLSGCTKKMKICRKRLNPDGRTLRKEDKILEVQIKKGWKEGTKITFPKEGDETPRNIPADVVFVLKDKPHPLFKRDGSDIVYTAKISLRDALCGCTVNAPTLDNRTVTVSNTDVVQPGMKRRVSGEGLPYHKRPDRRGDLIVEYEVKFPERLSQSARDTIAQVLPRS